Part of the Caulifigura coniformis genome, CAGGAACTCGCCAGACGTCTTGCTGTCGGGAAGTTTCGCCAGCGAGGCGGCGAGCGCCTTTCGGCGATCGGGCTGCTCGAGGTCGTAGATCAGGATCGATTCCCCCGCTTTCGCATCCGCCTCCAGTTGTCTGAGGGGGTGAAAGGGATCGACTTCCAGAGTGTAGTCGCCCTGCAAATACGTCGCAGAGATCGCGAAGTAACGGACCGAATCGACGTCGAGGGGGGCTTCATCGACATTGAACGCGCGGACTCCGTAGTCCTGTGGAAGGGCCGTTCCGAAATACTTCAGCGCCAGCCGTTCCGGATGATCGTCCTGAAAACGTTTCAGTTCTTTCAGTCCCTGACCCCAGTCGAGGCTCGAATCGACAAGCAGCCAGCGTCCGTGTGACGTACCGCCGCAAAACGAGTTGAAATAGACCAGAAAATCGGAAGAGACGCTTCGGCTGCTGACAACCTGTCCTGCGAGCAGACCGGCAGCGATCGTCGCGAGGACGACAGGCCGATTGGAGATCTTCCGCACGAGCTGATCGATGCCGAGGAGAATGAGCAGCGGATAGACGGGAAGGATGTAGCGCTGTCCCAGGTTCAGGGGGGATGCGATCATCAACCCGCAGAAGATCACGGTTGAGACGACAACGGTGAGGGACAGTGGATCGATGCGCCCGGGATGGAGGCGGGTGATGATCGCTGCGCGAATGCCGACGCCGATCAGGAACAGGGTGATCGCCAGTTCCACCGGAGTGCTCTTGAAGGCAAACGCACAGGGGAAGAAGTACCACCACCCGAACTTCGAGAAGTTTCCCATCAGGTAGGCCGAATGACCCCAGCCGCTGTGCTGAAACTGGAAGAAGATCCCCTCGACGGGAGACGGGCGCGGAATCCATTCGTGGGCGAAGGTCATCACCGCCTCGGCGATGGGGCCTTTACCAAGAAGCTTGATCCAGGGTGAGTACTCGGCCGTCTGGTCGAAGGGAACGGCCTTGAGCGCTCCGGAGGTCTGCAGCAGGTGACAGAACCAGCACGATCCTGCGGCCAGCGCCAGTAACGCCAGATACTTCCCGAGGACCTTCACTGACAGCCGTCGCCAGTCGTGGGACGAGATCGGTCCGTATCGGCGGCCGACCAGCAGGGCCCACTCCTTCCAGGCAAGGAACAGGCCGGAGACGGGAAGCAGGAAGACGCCTGAGTACTTCGCCGCGATGGCGATGCCGATGGCGGCGGCCCAGAGCACGAACCGGGTCTGGTCAGGTCGATCGAGCCAGGAAGCGGTCGCGAGAACGGCGAGGAATGATGCGGTCCCGAATGCCAGGTCGGTGGTTGCCAGCGAGCCGCTGGCCAGAATCGTCGGGGAGCCGCTGAGCAGCCCGGCCGCCAGTGTCGCCGCCAGGAATCCGCAGCGTCGATCGACCACCAGGAACATGGTGATGATCAGCGGCAGTCCGAATACGATTGCCGTCATCATGCGGGGACGCAGGATCTTTTGAGCGTCTCCCATTTCGCCGAGCCACAGGTTGGATCGCTCGGCCCCTTGTTCACCGGCCAGCGCAGGCAGATATGCCAGAATGACGGGGACCGGCGCGACGCCCGCGGCGACGAGGCGAGGATCGAGCTTGTGGTCACGGACCGTATGCAGGGCCGTCCCGAGAAAGAACGTCTCGTCGAACGTGATGCTTGTCGCCCGGCTGGCGTGCCAGGTCTGCCCGAGAAACAAGGCGCACAGCAGTCCGAGAACGACCGTTTGACAGACAAGTTGTCGAGATCGACTCCCCATACCGTTCGCCCGGCCCCCTGATTGGATCCCGTCCGGCGTGTCGCGGAGTGGCCCTGCCTCGGAAGTGGGGAGCCCTGCAAGCGACGCCGTTTGACGTGAAATTGCTATCGTCCGGAAAGGGCCGTCGCGTCGCAACGAACTTCAGGCGGGGAGGGCGGAGATCGTCCAGACGGCGGCATCTCGAGAATGAAGACCGCCGGAAAGCCCGGACATCGAGGATGGCAAATCGAGGTGGGACCGGGAGTTGGGAGTTCGGGGCCGGCTGGCGGGAGGAGGGGGCCGTTTTGAGGACGGTTTTTTCAGATCCGCCGAGGCATTTGGTCCCCGGAGTCGTTAGATTGCCTGACAAGCCGGGCCAGGGCTGCACATCTGTTGCCCCGACGTGTTCGCGGGCAACTGGCCACAGATCGATTGAGGACGTTCCGCTGCAGGAACGCCGGTCGATGGACAACTCAAATGAGGTCTTTTCCGTCGGGGCATGGCTGCACCCGGAAGGGACGCATCCAGGCTCAACGACGTTGTGATGCCCGTGTGGAACCGCTATCGCCTCGCGATCGTCTTCGGTCTTGTCGCCCTCGGCATGGCGCCGTTGACCGCGCTGTACTTCAGAAATCTCTGGTCGCAGACGCACTACCAGTTTTTCCCGGTGCTTCTTGTGGCAGTCGCCGTGCTGTTCGTCTCGCGCTGGAAGGGAGATGAAGACGCCACGGCCGCCGAGCCGTTCGCCGTGCCGGCGAGCCCAGACGACGAAGAGCCTCCGGCATTGCTCTGGTCCCGTCTTCGCCCGCTCGTCGCGCTCTCGATCGTGGGGCTCGGGGTGGTCATCGAATTCGCGGCCATCTGGGCGTTTCCGGCGGTCACGCCGTGGGGTGGCTATGTCGGGCTGCTGGTGGCCGGGTTCGGAATGGTGCTGTATGTCGGCGCCGGTCGACCGGTTTCGCTGATTCCCGTGTGGGCGCTGATGGCGCTGATCCTGCTTCCCCCGGAGAACGCGGATGACCAGTTGATCACCTACCTGCAACAACGGACGGCGTCGTATACGAGCCAGTTGCTCGATTTCCTGGGAGTCGACCACGTTCGCGAGGGAGTGGTCATCGAGATTGCCTCCAAGAAGCTGTTCGTGGAAGAGGCGTGCAGCGGGGTGCAGTCGCTGTTTTCACTGCTCGCCATCGCCGCGGTGCTGGCGGTGTGGTACTCGCGGTCACTGGCGCACACGGCCCTGTTGTTCGTGGCCGCCATCGCGGGGGCCGGTGCGATCAACGTGCTGCGGACGGTCACGATTGTCTACGGGCTCGACAAGATCGGCATTGATCTGCTGAGCGAACCTCAGCACTCGATCCTGGGCATGGTTGTGTTCGTGGTTGCGCTCGTCTGGCTGGTCTGCTGCGACGCATTCCTGACATTCCTGATGGGCCCGCTTGATTCACCCGATGCGATCGAGTCGGACAACTTCTGGATTGTTCTCTGGAACCGCCTGATTGCGGGATTCCGCTGGGAGACGGAGCCCGCTCCGCTCCCCCGCAGCGGACCAACGATGAAGCTCATCAGCACCACCGCTCTGGTTGCACTGGCGGTCAGTGGGGGGACGCTGGCCATTGCCTCGACGAAGGCGGTCATCGCCAGCCAGCGCCCGGGTGCGAACCCGATCCTCGCCCCTGTCGATGAAGGGAAGGTCATCGGCACGCTCGGCAGTCTGAAGGAAGACTTCCTTCCTGCAAACCTGGATGGCTGGGAACAGGTCGGGTTCGAAGTCGTCAAACGCTCCGAGAGCAATGCGCTCGGCGAGCACTCCCGGATGTGGGTTTATAAGGCTCCGTTCGGCCTCGCGACCCTGTCCGTCGATTATCCGTTTCGCGGCTGGCACGACCTGAAGACCTGCTACGAGGGGACCGGATGGTCCACTTCCGACGTTCTGACTTCCCAAACCGCCGGCGGACATGGCATCTACGACGTGACCCAGTTCACTCTCCGCAAACATACCAGAGAGTCGGCACTCGTGGTGTTTGCGGCAATGAACGAGAAACTGAAGCCTGTGCCGACGCGTGAAGGAGGAGGCACGGCGCAAACATTCATCGACAAGATCCAGAAAGCACTCCGGGCGACCGACAGCATGGAAGTGATCGCCCAGTTCCAGATTCTCGTGCAGCCGTCCCGCCAGCTCGGTGAAAAGGATGTCGACGACATTCATCGCCACCTCAACGATCTTCGTGCCCGTCTGGTGGAGCATGTCCGGGCGAATGCGGAGGTGTCGCCGTGAATCTCGCCGACTTTTTCCTGATGGTTCTGGCGCGGCTCAATCCGGCGCCGTTTGTTTTCGGCTGGCTGGAGAGTCGTCCGTGGCGGCTGTTGCTCGCCGGTCTGCCGGTGCTCTCGGCCATTGTGGTGGCCGTCGCCCTTCGGGCTTCGATGAACCATGCCAACGGCGAGGTCGAGCTGCGGCGTTATCTGGCGGCGGCTGGCGAAGCCCTCCGCAATGGAGACGACACGAAGGCCGACCTGTGTTTCCGTCGCGCTCAGCTCATGGCGCCCATCGATCCCCGGCCGAAGTTCGGTCTGGCGACCCTGGCGGAGAAAGAGGGGGATCACAAGAAGGCGAGCGCGATCATGGAGTCGCTCGCCGCCGGGAATGACAGCGTGGCGACCGAGGCCAACCGCTGGCTGATTACGAAGACGGACGTCGAAAAACTCGACAATGCGGGACGCCAGCAGCTGATTCGGCGGCTCGAACGGGGCGTTGCCATCGATCCAGAGAACATCGATTTCCGGCTGCTGCTCGCGAAGCTGTATACCGATGCGGGTTTCGCGGAGAACGCACTGACGCATCTCGAGGTGGTTGCTCAGAAACGTCCGATGTATCGCCTGTCGGTGCTACAGCTGATCGCGGCGACGAAGGGAGAAAACGCCGTCCGCGAAGAAGCCGCGGCCTCGGAGAAGTTCTTCCGCGAGAAACTCGCGAAGGAGCCCGCGGATCTCGATTCGCGGCTGTTGTGCGCCTGGTCGCTCGCATTCCAGAAGAAGTATCGTGAGGCGGTTGAGATGCTCGAACAGGGAGGAACGCTCAGCGATCCTGTCGTTCTCCGGAAGGCGATCTCCTCCATCACCATTGGCTGGGCGAATGAACTCCGCGACAAGAAGGAGGATCCGCGGAAGGTGCTGGAGCTCACGTCGGCGGCGCTCAAGGCGGACCCTTCGAATTCCGCGGCCCTGCTGATGCTGACCGAGATGACGCGCGATGACTCCGCAGGCGAAGATGCGCTGACGATGCTCAAGGAGAGGCTTGCCAATGGGGATAGCCCCTGGCTGATTCACATGGCACTCGGCACGCGGCTGCTCGAACTCGGCAAGCTCGAGGAAGGGGCGGAGCATCTCGAACAGGCGGTGAAGCTGAATCCGTCGGCGGCCATTGCGATGAACAACCTTGCCTGGACGCTGGCCACGCAGGCACCGGTTGATCTCAAGCGGGCCGAGAACCTTGCAGGTCGGGCCGTGGAGCTGGCGCCGGGGAATCCGCAGATCCGCGAGACGCGCGGCCAGATCTATCTCAAGCAGGGGCGTTGGAAAGACGCGCTCGCAGACCTGGAATTGATTCTGCCTGTGTACTCACGAGAGAAGCAGCTGGCGGGGCAGCTGCCGAAACTGCATGGCTCACTCGCCAAGGCATACGAGGAGCTGGGGAATGACGACATGGCCAGGCGTCATCGCGAGCTTTCGCAGGCGAAGTCCGCGCGGCCGAACGAGAAGAAAGCGGAATAGCCTTCCTGTTCAGCGGACGGCTTTCAGCGCGAGCCATGCCACGAGGCCGCATTGGGAGCACCTTCGGGCATGGCGGGGGGGCGCCACCGAGGATCTAACCCTTCAACACTTTGTCGATCGTCTCCCTGAGGACGACGCCGCTGTGCTGCAGCGCCACGCGCTCTTTCGGCCACAGGTCGACTTCGACATGCCCGAGGATCCCCTTGCGGCCGACGATCGTCGGGACTGAGA contains:
- the xrtU gene encoding exosortase U, which codes for MAAPGRDASRLNDVVMPVWNRYRLAIVFGLVALGMAPLTALYFRNLWSQTHYQFFPVLLVAVAVLFVSRWKGDEDATAAEPFAVPASPDDEEPPALLWSRLRPLVALSIVGLGVVIEFAAIWAFPAVTPWGGYVGLLVAGFGMVLYVGAGRPVSLIPVWALMALILLPPENADDQLITYLQQRTASYTSQLLDFLGVDHVREGVVIEIASKKLFVEEACSGVQSLFSLLAIAAVLAVWYSRSLAHTALLFVAAIAGAGAINVLRTVTIVYGLDKIGIDLLSEPQHSILGMVVFVVALVWLVCCDAFLTFLMGPLDSPDAIESDNFWIVLWNRLIAGFRWETEPAPLPRSGPTMKLISTTALVALAVSGGTLAIASTKAVIASQRPGANPILAPVDEGKVIGTLGSLKEDFLPANLDGWEQVGFEVVKRSESNALGEHSRMWVYKAPFGLATLSVDYPFRGWHDLKTCYEGTGWSTSDVLTSQTAGGHGIYDVTQFTLRKHTRESALVVFAAMNEKLKPVPTREGGGTAQTFIDKIQKALRATDSMEVIAQFQILVQPSRQLGEKDVDDIHRHLNDLRARLVEHVRANAEVSP
- a CDS encoding glycosyltransferase family 39 protein, producing the protein MGSRSRQLVCQTVVLGLLCALFLGQTWHASRATSITFDETFFLGTALHTVRDHKLDPRLVAAGVAPVPVILAYLPALAGEQGAERSNLWLGEMGDAQKILRPRMMTAIVFGLPLIITMFLVVDRRCGFLAATLAAGLLSGSPTILASGSLATTDLAFGTASFLAVLATASWLDRPDQTRFVLWAAAIGIAIAAKYSGVFLLPVSGLFLAWKEWALLVGRRYGPISSHDWRRLSVKVLGKYLALLALAAGSCWFCHLLQTSGALKAVPFDQTAEYSPWIKLLGKGPIAEAVMTFAHEWIPRPSPVEGIFFQFQHSGWGHSAYLMGNFSKFGWWYFFPCAFAFKSTPVELAITLFLIGVGIRAAIITRLHPGRIDPLSLTVVVSTVIFCGLMIASPLNLGQRYILPVYPLLILLGIDQLVRKISNRPVVLATIAAGLLAGQVVSSRSVSSDFLVYFNSFCGGTSHGRWLLVDSSLDWGQGLKELKRFQDDHPERLALKYFGTALPQDYGVRAFNVDEAPLDVDSVRYFAISATYLQGDYTLEVDPFHPLRQLEADAKAGESILIYDLEQPDRRKALAASLAKLPDSKTSGEFLRWTSWRE
- a CDS encoding tetratricopeptide repeat protein, translated to MNLADFFLMVLARLNPAPFVFGWLESRPWRLLLAGLPVLSAIVVAVALRASMNHANGEVELRRYLAAAGEALRNGDDTKADLCFRRAQLMAPIDPRPKFGLATLAEKEGDHKKASAIMESLAAGNDSVATEANRWLITKTDVEKLDNAGRQQLIRRLERGVAIDPENIDFRLLLAKLYTDAGFAENALTHLEVVAQKRPMYRLSVLQLIAATKGENAVREEAAASEKFFREKLAKEPADLDSRLLCAWSLAFQKKYREAVEMLEQGGTLSDPVVLRKAISSITIGWANELRDKKEDPRKVLELTSAALKADPSNSAALLMLTEMTRDDSAGEDALTMLKERLANGDSPWLIHMALGTRLLELGKLEEGAEHLEQAVKLNPSAAIAMNNLAWTLATQAPVDLKRAENLAGRAVELAPGNPQIRETRGQIYLKQGRWKDALADLELILPVYSREKQLAGQLPKLHGSLAKAYEELGNDDMARRHRELSQAKSARPNEKKAE